From Erigeron canadensis isolate Cc75 chromosome 8, C_canadensis_v1, whole genome shotgun sequence, one genomic window encodes:
- the LOC122578758 gene encoding putative leucine-rich repeat-containing protein DDB_G0290503, with protein sequence MTTSSHSLQANLFASSSSSSSSSKFCFVRSDKINQRSFSCKKKGHSYSAWIIKSVMNNKESSINGDEAIEPARILLERLFAQTQKLEEKIGKDLNLPQDIELELNLGRLESDLQTALTVLRRKEEDLEDAENKMLSEYRELNQAKEELGKREDVIKSTFLKQEKLENELKQANLDLASQATEIRNLKLQLEKQNKEIAAAHTALTLKENELNIMINELKMKSEEAENTESELRSKSKLLVETREILNKQTAEIQELRKNLQEKDEELQISTTLLEFEEKKVKEVEANLEKQTMDWLLATEEMKKLKQEATKRGIEADDSFEEFTKVRMLLADVKSELVASQKSLALSRKRMEDQQEILEKDLSEIKEHQESLSLYTKSLVNAEVEVESERVKLRLAEARNQELERDLSMDKELIKELKNRLKEEKLSLQQATEQMSVLRDELDRRKSEYGSLQNVLESKESELVEAKLQIQHLKSEHTFLDHMLKEKESELYDARKMLGEVNQEIVNLKTLLSSRENELTETTSMLKEKEEQVEMIQHNLNETNLKYSEATSAVERIVELINKIVNSIEEGSDISSKDKQLVTELDVIRETLRSREMEVFQTQRALRIKEKELEMVLEQLNEQEKVMMAMKQELTQDADNLRKLYAMAQESIGEKSIGEMAVEKLQLEAAQLEVKAATSALEKITEMSKELLRTTSLVVEADYDLDISTQHMLKSEVHVIEDQCFTELKNEVSRLSDFTERLIQEAGISGDSGVTC encoded by the exons ATGACGACGTCATCACATTCCTTACAGGCTAATCTTTTCgcctcatcttcatcatcctcttcttcttctaag TTTTGCTTTGTGAGATCCGATAAGATAAACCAAAGGTCTTTCAGCTGCAAAAAGAAGGGTCATTCTTATTCTGCATGGATCATCAAGTCAGTCATGAACAACAAAGAATCAAGCATCAATGGCGATGAGGCAATAGAGCCAGCAAGAATTCTTCTCGAGAGACTCTTTGCCCAAACGCAAAAACTCGAAGAAAAGATCGGTAAAGATTTAAATCTACCTCAAGATATTGAATTAGAATTGAACCTTGGAAGATTGGAATCAGATCTTCAAACAGCCCTAACTGTTTTAAGgagaaaagaagaagatttagaagatgcagaaaataaaatgctatcaGAGTATCGTGAATTAAACCAAGCCAAAGAGGAATTGGGTAAACGGGAAGATGTTATTAAGTCCACTTTTTTGAAGCAGGAGAAACTCGAAAACGAGCTAAAACAAGCCAATCTTGACTTAGCTTCTCAAGCAACCGAAATAAGAAATCTAAAACTTCAACttgaaaagcaaaataaagagaTAGCTGCTGCTCACACAGCACTTACATTGAAAGAAAATGAACTGAACATCATGATCAACGAATTAAAGATGAAATCAGAGGAAGCTGAGAATACTGAATCCGAGCTTAGGTCAAAGTCAAAGCTTTTGGTCGAAACAAGAGAAATTTTGAATAAACAAACGGCCGAGATTCAAGAATTGAGAAAAAACCTTCAGGAGAAGGATGAAGAACTGCAAATTTCTACGACACTTCTTGAAtttgaagaaaagaaagttaaAGAAGTTGAAGCGAATTTGGAGAAGCAGACTATGGATTGGCTTTTGGCAACCGAAGAAATGAAGAAGTTAAAACAGGAAGCAACTAAACGTGGGATTGAAGCAGATGATTCCTTTGAAGAATTTACAAAAGTGAGAATGCTACTTGCTGATGTAAAGTCAGAGTTAGTAGCATCACAGAAATCGCTGGCTTTATCTAGGAAAAGAATGGAAGATCAACAAGAGATTCTAGAAAAAGATCTTTCAGAAATTAAAGAACATCAGGAAAGCTTAAGTTTGTACACAAAAAGTCTAGTTAACGCAGAAGTAGAAGTCGAAAGTGAAAGAGTTAAGCTCAGACTTGCAGAGGCTCGGAATCAAGAGCTTGAGCGGGATTTATCCATGGACAAGGAACTAATTAAGGAGTTAAAGAACCGCTTAAAAGAGGAAAAACTTTCTTTGCAGCAAGCTACTGAACAAATGTCGGTTCTCAGAGACGAACTAGACCGGAGAAAGTCAGAATACGGATCATTGCAAAATGTTCTCGAGTCCAAAGAGTCTGAACTCGTGGAAGCAAAATTACAGATTCAACATTTGAAATCTGAGCACACATTTCTTGATCATATGCTGAAGGAGAAAGAATCTGAACTATATGATGCAAGGAAGATGTTAGGCGAAGTGAATCAAGAAATCGTGAACCTGAAAACACTTTTGAGTAGTAGGGAAAACGAGCTTACTGAAACAACATCTATGCTAAAAGAGAAAGAGGAACAGGTCGAAATGATCCAACACAATCTAAATGAGACAAATTTGAAGTATTCTGAAGCCACAAGTGCTGTAGAGCGGATTGTTGAGCTTATAAACAAAATAGTTAATTCTATTGAAGAAGGAAGCGACATTTCATCCAAAGATAAACAACTTGTAACCGAACTAGATGTGATCAGGGAAACATTAAGGTCACGGGAAATGGAAGTTTTCCAAACCCAACGAGCTCTTAGAATTAAAGAAAAGGAGCTTGAAATGGTGCTAGAGCAGCTGAATGAACAAGAAAAGGTGATGATGGCAATGAAGCAAGAATTGACACAAGATGCTGATAATTTAAGGAAGCTTTATGCTATGGCGCAGGAGAGCATTGGAGAGAAAAGTATTGGTGAAATGGCCGTTGAGAAACTGCAATTAGAAGCTGCTCAACTTGAAGTTAAAGCTGCAACCAGTGCTCTTGAGAAAATAACGGAGATGAGTAAAGAGCTTTTGCGAACGACTAGTTTAGTTGTAGAGGCTGATTATGACCTGGATATTTCAACACAACACATGCTTAAAAGTGAGGTACATGTTATTGAAGATCAGTGTTTTACTGAGTTGAAAAATGAAGTTTCACGGCTTTCAGATTTCACAGAAAGGCTCATTCAAGAGGCTGGAATTTCTGGGGATTCTGGTGTCACTTGCTAG
- the LOC122578520 gene encoding PX domain-containing protein EREL1, with product MEGRRRSPPKHRHDGTSPLPLGMDWSPSPKKWNGRDTVWPHDPRTGWSYCITIPAWVVLPKSRDSDPVVFYRVVVGIQSPEGITTTRAVLRRFNDFLRLLAALRKAFSKKNLPPAPPKGLMRLKSRTLLEERRCSLEEWMTKLLSDIDISRSIVVASFLELESAARSSFQDENPQIGQGNHSLSNAESMASSSTPLTPDYGSDTAYETSEIGTSSLGRDNISEAGTEDLSLDEDLTGPLEKLVKHGISNIDEGLLMGNAILEQVEGYPRHTIHSREINKVSKSDDKNGNGGDYVSEKERGKSIRNSEKLSNGNLGRDTSSLRKSATVDVEYSDSFTDDHVIPSSDENIILPLEQQQKVNRVLISMQRRLGTAKTDMEDLISRLNQEIAVKDYLMTKVKDLEEELETTKLRSKENLHQAILMERERVTQMQWDMEELRRKSLEMEFKLKSQQDDKHETEPPKTSVIEEKDQLLQELDDTKKQFEQLLKKHQELEVKSKADVKVLVKEVKSLRSSHAELKHQLNQSLSGKSDAEKLLQQEKQKFKEDDVARLELLHECGILQHRLRECSMNLLNESEDKLVIDSPSVQDALEIVKICDGRIEALFAQAQILAQDDTYDASTAIDMHDNDDDDDTPTNNKLRKVLSGILVDNITLRRQVSLLVHRALKTGILTAKDMEIPSEKSLENKSLDTR from the exons ATGGAAGGACGACGGAGAAGTCCACCGAAACATCGACACGATGGGACTTCCCCGTTACCTTTAGGGATGGATTGGAGCCCTTCCCCTAAAAAAtgg AATGGGCGGGACACAGTTTGGCCACATGATCCTCGCACAGGATGGAGTTACTGCATCACAATTCCAGCCTGGGTTGTCCTTCCGAAATCAAGAGACTCAGACCCTGTTGTG TTTTATAGGGTTGTTGTTGGTATACAATCACCGGAAGGAATCACAACAACACGAGCTGTTTTAAGAAGATTTAATGATTTCTTAAGGTTACTAGCTGCT CTTAGGAAAGCATTTTCGAAAAAGAATCTTCCACCGGCACCTCCGAAGGGACTCATGCGGTTAAAAAGTCGAACATTGTTGGAAGAG CGCCGTTGTTCTTTGGAGGAGTGGATGACGAAATTGCTATCTGACATTGATATATCAAGAAGCATTGTTGTTGCATCATTTCTTGAGTTAGAATCCGCTGCTCGCTCTT CATTCCAAGATGAAAATCCACAAATTGGACAAGGAAACCATTCCTTGAGTAATGCAGAATCCATGGCTTCTAGTAGTACACCACTCACGCCAGACTATGGTAGTGACACTGCTTACGAGACTTCAGAAATTGGAACTTCAAGTTTAGGAAGAGATAATATATCTGAAGCCGGTACAGAAGATTTATCTTTGGACGAAGATTTGACCGGTCCACTAGAGAAACTTGTCAAGCATGGTATTTCGAATATTGACGAGGGCTTATTAATGGGAAATGCTATATTAGAGCAAGTAGAAGGGTATCCCAGGCATACAATTCATTCCAGAGAGATTAACAAAGTTTCGAAGAGTGATGACAAAAATGGGAATGGAGGGGATTATGTTTCAGAAAAAGAACGTGGTAAGTCAATCAGAAATTCCGAGAAGCTCTCGAATGGGAATCTCGGGAGGGATACAAGCTCATTGAGAAAGAGTGCAACAGTGGATGTCGAGTATTCTGATTCGTTCACAGATGACCATGTGATTCCTTCGAGTGATGAAAACATAATTCTTCCATTAGAGCAGCAGCAAAAGGTGAATAGGGTTCTTATCAGTATGCAGAGGAGACTGGGAACTGCAAAAACAGACATGGAGGATCTAATATCGAGACTGAACCAAGAAATAGCAGTCAAAGATTACCTCATGACCAAG GTCAAGGATTTGGAGGAGGAACTTGAAACTACCAAACTAAGAAGTAAAGAAAACCTTCATCAAGCTATTTTGATGGAAAGGGAAAGAGTTACTCAAATGCAGTGGGATATGGAAGAACTTAGACGGAAATCACTAGAAATGGAGTTCAAATTGAAGTCTCAACAG GATGATAAGCATGAAACAGAACCACCAAAAACATCTGTGATTGAAGAAAAagatcaattactgcaggagtTAGATGATACAAAAAAGCAGTTTGAGCAACTATTGAAAAAACATCAAGAATTAGAAGTTAAATCAAAAGCTGATGTCAAAGTTCTTGTTAAAGAGGTTAAATCCCTTAGAAGTTCACATGCAGAATTGAAACATCAGCTCAACCAATCACTTTCTGGAAAGTCAGATGCAGAG AAACTACTCCAACAAGAAAAACAGAAATTTAAGGAGGATGATGTTGCTAGGCTGGAGCTACTTCATGAATGTGGGATTCTTCAACACCGGCTACGCGAATGTAGCATGAATTTGCTAAATGAAAGTGAAGATAAACTAGTCATTGATTCTCCATCAGTGCAAGATGCTTTAGAAATTGTAAAAATATGTGATGGTCGGATAGAAGCCCTCTTTGCGCAG GCGCAAATCTTAGCTCAAGATGATACCTATGATGCTTCTACTGCTATAGATATGCACGacaacgatgatgatgatgacaccCCAACAAATAATAAACTTAGGAAAGTCCTTTCAGGGATTCTTGTAGATAATATCACTCTAAGAAGACAAGTGAGTCTTCTTGTTCATCGAGCTCTTAAAACAGGCATCTTAACAGCAAAAGACATGGAAATCCCGTCGGAAAAATCTTTAGAAAATAAGTCATTAGATACTAGATGA
- the LOC122610442 gene encoding uncharacterized protein LOC122610442: MAFGLLDNSSDSPDESNDSFMEFFLNALHFLEDTASSSAPQTRRYTDRRQEIGLATLLNDWFIQQPKYEDDYFRKKFRMDKTMFLDIVRDIEANFPYFQERYDARKRKSFTAIQKCTSAVRQLATGNARDEYDEYLCMAARTARETLDYFCDAIIRLYS; the protein is encoded by the coding sequence ATGGCTTTCGGTCTTTTGGATAATTCGAGCGACTCTCCCGACGAATCAAACGATAGCTTTATGGAATTCTTTCTTAACGCGTTACACTTTCTTGAAGATACGGCAAGTTCTAGTGCTCCTCAAACTCGACGGTATACGGATCGGCGTCAGGAAATTGGTCTTGCCACTCTTTTGAACGATTGGTTCATTCAACAACCAAAATACGAAGACGATTACTTTCGAAAGAAGTTTCGAATGGACAAGACCATGTTTTTAGATATCGTGCGCGACATTGAAGCAAACTTCCCGTATTTCCAAGAACGTTACGatgcaagaaaaagaaaaagttttacggCGATACAGAAATGCACATCCGCCGTTAGGCAACTCGCGACGGGTAACGCACGAGACGAGTATGACGAGTACTTGTGCATGGCAGCCAGAACCGCACGTGAGACCCTTGATTATTTTTGTGACGCCATCATTCGGTTGTATAGCTGA